One stretch of Schlesneria sp. DSM 10557 DNA includes these proteins:
- a CDS encoding cyclase family protein yields the protein MSSLRQRYLPLFLRAMGWWLIATGITSAQNRPAPVDSVQAVTLGQLAAGEAELLDLTHSLDEKSPFWPGDDYQPFELKTIATLEKNGVSSKAFSMPEHFGTHIDAPCHFERGQLTLDEIASEDLFAPGVVVDISLKGESDADYRLTVADLTDWETIHGPIPRRAIVLLNTGWARFWKSNVRYRNQDAQGRMHFPGFSAEAASWLIKERNIRGIGIDTLSIDYGPSKDFTVHHQINGAGRYGLENVANLDQLPARNFFLIVAPIKITSGTGGPTRMFAIQPRTSK from the coding sequence ATGAGTTCCTTGAGGCAGCGATATTTACCCCTGTTTCTGCGAGCGATGGGATGGTGGTTGATCGCGACAGGGATCACCTCTGCCCAGAACCGGCCGGCCCCCGTCGATTCCGTGCAAGCAGTGACGCTGGGGCAGCTCGCTGCAGGAGAGGCCGAGTTACTCGACCTGACTCATTCGCTGGACGAAAAAAGCCCATTCTGGCCGGGGGATGACTACCAGCCCTTTGAACTGAAAACGATCGCCACCCTGGAGAAGAACGGGGTTTCCTCAAAAGCGTTCAGCATGCCCGAACATTTCGGCACGCACATTGACGCTCCGTGTCACTTCGAGCGAGGGCAATTGACCCTGGATGAAATTGCCAGCGAGGACTTATTCGCCCCCGGGGTCGTGGTGGATATTTCCCTGAAGGGAGAAAGCGACGCCGACTATCGGCTGACGGTTGCAGACCTGACGGACTGGGAAACGATCCATGGCCCCATTCCCCGCCGGGCGATCGTACTGCTGAACACCGGATGGGCGCGCTTCTGGAAGAGCAATGTCCGTTATCGCAATCAGGATGCGCAGGGAAGAATGCACTTCCCCGGCTTTTCTGCGGAAGCAGCAAGCTGGCTCATCAAGGAACGCAACATTCGCGGGATTGGAATCGATACACTGAGCATCGATTATGGTCCGTCCAAAGACTTCACCGTGCATCATCAGATTAATGGTGCCGGTCGTTATGGACTCGAGAATGTTGCGAATCTCGATCAGCTTCCGGCAAGGAACTTTTTCCTGATCGTTGCGCCGATCAAGATTACATCAGGAACAGGAGGCCCCACACGGATGTTCGCCATTCAGCCTCGCACCAGCAAATAA